One window of Psychrobacillus sp. FSL H8-0483 genomic DNA carries:
- a CDS encoding DsbA family protein, translating into MFYLSKKIFWIIGIVAVALIAIVMLSDAKEESVVIDYEGQPFLGEESAPVEIVEFGDYKCPHCGDFNNSLFPIINQELVETGKAKFYFMNYSFIAPDSTTSAQFAETVYKELGNEKFWEFHHLLFANQNSESGQANLMTEEFLKAVLSEVATPEETEKVMLAFGEGKGKEAWDKDMSTANNLGVNSTPTIYIGGKEFTGSTMDDMIKMVEEADTSGK; encoded by the coding sequence GTGTTTTATTTGTCTAAGAAAATATTTTGGATAATCGGTATTGTGGCTGTAGCCCTTATTGCAATTGTAATGCTAAGCGATGCTAAGGAAGAGTCAGTAGTGATAGATTACGAAGGTCAACCATTTTTAGGGGAAGAATCAGCACCTGTTGAAATAGTTGAATTTGGGGATTACAAATGTCCTCACTGTGGAGATTTCAACAACAGTCTTTTTCCTATCATCAACCAGGAATTAGTTGAAACGGGGAAAGCGAAGTTTTACTTTATGAACTATTCATTTATTGCTCCCGATTCAACGACTTCTGCACAATTTGCGGAAACAGTTTATAAGGAACTAGGGAATGAAAAGTTCTGGGAATTCCATCACTTATTGTTTGCAAACCAAAATTCGGAATCCGGACAAGCGAATTTAATGACAGAGGAATTTTTAAAAGCAGTATTATCAGAGGTTGCAACTCCTGAAGAAACAGAAAAAGTTATGCTAGCTTTCGGTGAAGGTAAAGGGAAGGAAGCTTGGGATAAAGATATGAGTACAGCAAATAATCTTGGTGTCAACTCAACGCCAACGATCTATATTGGTGGAAAAGAATTCACTGGAAGTACAATGGATGATATGATAAAAATGGTGGAAGAGGCGGATACGAGTGGTAAATAA
- a CDS encoding disulfide oxidoreductase, translated as MVNKPLLLAWIASIIAMVGSLFFSERMGFIPCTLCWYQRILMYPLVMFLGIAFYRNDRTIYKYILPMSVLGMGISSYHYALQKIPSMHEFSSCTSGVPCSGQYINWLGFVTIPFLALIAFTFITVMMLILWKRK; from the coding sequence GTGGTAAATAAACCCCTTCTCCTTGCGTGGATAGCGTCTATTATAGCAATGGTGGGAAGTTTGTTTTTTAGCGAGCGAATGGGTTTTATTCCATGTACTCTTTGTTGGTATCAACGAATTTTGATGTATCCACTTGTTATGTTCCTAGGTATTGCTTTTTATCGAAATGATCGAACTATTTATAAATACATTTTACCGATGTCTGTGCTCGGTATGGGTATTTCAAGTTATCATTATGCGCTGCAAAAGATTCCTTCCATGCATGAATTCAGTTCATGTACGAGTGGGGTTCCATGCTCAGGCCAATATATTAACTGGTTAGGTTTTGTAACAATCCCATTTTTAGCGCTCATCGCATTTACGTTCATTACAGTAATGATGCTGATACTTTGGAAACGCAAATAA
- the resA gene encoding thiol-disulfide oxidoreductase ResA translates to MDNKKKKRFYIRLIILAIMVGAIVFTIYSNVTKERTAILQVGDDAPDFALVDMNGEKHQLSEYKGQGVFLNFWGTWCKPCEREFPLMDKQYQEYKDQGLQILAVNVGESDFVVQKFIDRKGLTFPVLIDDNKSVMETYNINPLPTTLLINPEGKIEKIITGEMNEEMIKNYMEQIMPI, encoded by the coding sequence GTGGATAATAAAAAGAAAAAACGCTTTTACATTCGACTGATCATTTTGGCAATAATGGTTGGAGCAATCGTCTTCACTATTTATTCCAATGTAACGAAAGAGAGAACAGCGATATTGCAGGTAGGAGATGATGCTCCTGACTTTGCACTTGTTGATATGAATGGAGAAAAGCATCAATTATCGGAATATAAAGGACAAGGTGTCTTTTTGAACTTTTGGGGAACTTGGTGTAAACCATGTGAAAGAGAATTCCCTCTAATGGACAAACAATATCAAGAATATAAAGACCAAGGTCTTCAAATATTAGCTGTAAACGTAGGTGAATCTGATTTTGTTGTGCAAAAATTTATCGATCGAAAAGGCTTAACTTTTCCAGTTTTAATTGATGACAATAAAAGTGTAATGGAGACTTACAATATCAATCCTTTACCAACAACTTTACTTATTAACCCTGAAGGTAAAATAGAGAAAATAATTACAGGGGAAATGAATGAAGAAATGATTAAGAATTATATGGAGCAAATTATGCCAATTTAA
- the ybaK gene encoding Cys-tRNA(Pro) deacylase, with protein MVKKQKTNAVRLLEQQKIPFELIEYELTGDQVDGVTVAKKIGYSVTVVYKTLLITAGSNKYCVCIIPVSNELNLKHVAKVIGEKKVELLPLKDLLTTTGYIRGGCSPIGMKKLFPTIVDDSAQNLDFIIVSGGRIGLQVKLSLSDLLMMTKGQVATISKI; from the coding sequence ATGGTGAAAAAGCAAAAAACCAATGCGGTTCGATTGTTGGAACAGCAAAAGATACCATTTGAATTAATTGAATATGAGCTCACAGGTGATCAAGTAGACGGGGTAACCGTAGCGAAAAAAATAGGCTACTCTGTAACTGTTGTGTATAAAACACTACTAATCACGGCAGGTTCCAATAAATATTGTGTATGCATTATCCCAGTAAGTAACGAATTAAATTTAAAGCACGTTGCAAAAGTAATCGGAGAGAAAAAGGTAGAATTACTTCCCCTGAAGGATTTACTAACAACTACTGGCTATATTCGTGGAGGATGCTCTCCTATTGGGATGAAAAAGTTATTTCCTACAATAGTGGATGATAGCGCGCAAAATCTTGATTTTATTATTGTGAGTGGAGGAAGAATAGGACTTCAGGTAAAGCTTTCTTTATCAGATTTACTTATGATGACTAAGGGGCAAGTTGCTACTATTAGTAAAATTTAA
- a CDS encoding YitT family protein: MKQLVWRWVFFVVGIMSMSLGISMTIIGQRFGVGPWDVLHVGLFRHLGLSIGTWAILTGLVIVLVTIIGTKKLPQLGTWLNILFLGSFIDMFNWLLPDVTSFLGQLICFIFGIVVTAIGVGVYVSPNVGAGPRDSLMLLIMKKKGWSIKKVRTGIEVIAGLAGWALGGPVGLGTVLIAVLLGQLVHYTLPMAQKLLFKICGYSLPFTNKSAENQK, from the coding sequence ATGAAACAATTAGTTTGGCGCTGGGTATTTTTTGTAGTTGGTATTATGTCTATGTCTTTAGGTATTTCCATGACGATAATAGGGCAACGTTTTGGTGTAGGACCGTGGGATGTTTTACATGTGGGCCTCTTTCGTCATTTAGGTTTATCCATTGGTACTTGGGCTATTTTAACAGGTTTAGTTATTGTCCTCGTAACCATAATCGGAACTAAGAAATTGCCACAGCTGGGTACTTGGTTGAATATACTTTTCCTTGGATCTTTTATTGATATGTTTAACTGGCTATTGCCGGATGTAACGAGCTTCTTAGGTCAATTGATTTGTTTCATATTTGGAATTGTTGTCACGGCAATTGGGGTTGGTGTCTATGTATCACCGAATGTTGGAGCGGGACCTCGTGATTCTCTTATGCTATTAATCATGAAGAAAAAGGGTTGGAGTATTAAAAAAGTTCGTACTGGAATAGAGGTTATTGCAGGCCTTGCTGGTTGGGCACTTGGAGGACCAGTAGGATTAGGTACAGTACTTATTGCGGTTTTATTAGGACAATTAGTTCATTACACTTTGCCCATGGCTCAAAAGTTATTATTTAAAATCTGTGGGTACTCATTACCATTTACAAATAAGAGCGCTGAAAATCAGAAATGA
- a CDS encoding glycine C-acetyltransferase, translated as MSNILNNFLTENLNALKSQGLYNEIDPVEGPNGAKINVRGSELINLSSNNYLGLATNPELKRIAKEAVDKYGVGAGAVRTINGTLDLHIKLEEKLAEFKGTEAAISYQSGFNCNMAAISAVMDKNDAILSDQLNHASIIDGCRLSKAKIIPFNHSDMEDLRAKAKQATESGQYNKVMVITDGVFSMDGDIAKLPEIVEIAKEFDLITYVDDAHGSGVTGKGKGTVKHFGLEKEIDFQIGTLSKAIGVVGGYVAGKKDLIDWLKVRSRPFLFSTALPPGDVAAITAAVQIIIDSTELHDKLWENGDYLKAGLAKLGFNIGASETPITPCIIGEEKLTQQFSKRLFEEGVYAKSIVFPTVQKGTGRVRNMPTAAHTKEMLDEALAIYEKVGKELGVIS; from the coding sequence TTGTCTAACATATTAAATAATTTTTTAACAGAAAACTTAAATGCATTAAAAAGCCAAGGTTTATATAACGAAATCGACCCTGTGGAAGGACCAAATGGAGCGAAGATAAATGTTCGCGGCTCTGAGCTTATCAATTTATCTTCCAACAACTACTTAGGACTAGCAACTAATCCAGAACTTAAGCGTATTGCAAAAGAAGCAGTGGACAAGTACGGAGTTGGAGCAGGAGCGGTTCGTACGATTAATGGCACACTGGACCTTCATATCAAACTAGAAGAAAAATTGGCAGAATTTAAAGGAACAGAAGCTGCCATTTCTTATCAATCCGGATTCAACTGTAACATGGCAGCAATCTCTGCGGTTATGGATAAAAACGATGCGATTTTATCAGATCAATTAAATCATGCATCTATTATTGATGGGTGCCGTCTTTCTAAAGCAAAAATTATCCCGTTCAACCACTCCGATATGGAAGATTTACGTGCTAAAGCAAAACAAGCAACAGAATCAGGCCAGTATAATAAAGTAATGGTTATTACAGATGGCGTATTCTCAATGGATGGAGATATTGCTAAGCTTCCTGAAATCGTAGAAATCGCAAAAGAATTTGACTTAATCACATATGTAGATGATGCACATGGTTCAGGTGTTACTGGAAAAGGAAAAGGAACTGTGAAACACTTTGGCTTGGAAAAAGAAATCGACTTCCAAATCGGTACTTTATCAAAAGCTATTGGTGTTGTAGGCGGATACGTTGCAGGGAAAAAGGACTTAATCGACTGGTTAAAAGTTCGCTCACGTCCATTTTTATTCTCAACAGCTCTACCACCAGGTGATGTAGCAGCAATTACAGCAGCAGTTCAGATCATTATCGACTCAACAGAGCTTCACGATAAGCTATGGGAAAATGGTGATTATTTGAAAGCTGGACTTGCCAAACTAGGCTTTAACATCGGTGCATCGGAAACACCAATTACACCATGTATCATCGGAGAAGAAAAGCTAACACAGCAATTCTCTAAACGACTATTTGAAGAGGGCGTTTACGCAAAATCCATCGTCTTCCCAACCGTACAAAAAGGAACTGGCCGCGTTCGTAACATGCCAACAGCAGCCCACACAAAAGAAATGCTAGACGAAGCACTAGCTATTTACGAAAAAGTTGGTAAAGAGCTTGGGGTAATTTCATAA
- a CDS encoding L-threonine 3-dehydrogenase, giving the protein MKKIMVTGALGQIGSELITKLRKEYGADNVLATDIRHISSPITENGPFEILDVTDGEKMHQLASDFQADTMIHMAALLSATAEAKPLLAWNLNMGGLVNALEASRELGMQFFTPSSIGAFGPSTPKKNTPQDTLQRPTTMYGVNKVSGELLCDYYFQKFGLDTRGVRFPGLISNETLPGGGTTDYAVDIYYKALEEGKYTSYIAEGTFMDMMYMPDALQAIVDLMEADPSKLIHRNAFNVTAMSFEPEQIAASIKKVIPTFTLDYDVDPVRQAIANSWPDSIDATAAKEEWGFQAKYDLDSMTIDMLEKLKAK; this is encoded by the coding sequence ATGAAAAAAATTATGGTTACTGGAGCATTAGGACAAATAGGATCTGAATTAATCACGAAACTTCGAAAAGAGTATGGTGCAGATAACGTATTAGCAACAGATATTCGACATATTTCATCTCCAATAACAGAAAATGGTCCGTTTGAGATTCTCGATGTAACGGATGGTGAAAAAATGCATCAGCTTGCGAGTGATTTTCAAGCAGATACAATGATACATATGGCGGCTCTTTTATCGGCGACTGCAGAAGCAAAACCGCTATTAGCATGGAATTTAAATATGGGTGGATTGGTGAATGCACTAGAAGCTTCCCGTGAATTAGGTATGCAGTTTTTCACACCAAGCTCTATTGGTGCTTTTGGACCTTCTACACCTAAAAAAAATACACCACAAGACACGCTGCAACGACCAACAACAATGTATGGTGTAAACAAGGTATCTGGAGAATTACTTTGTGATTATTATTTCCAAAAATTTGGTTTAGACACTCGTGGCGTACGTTTTCCAGGCTTGATTTCTAATGAAACATTACCAGGTGGGGGAACGACGGATTATGCAGTGGATATTTACTATAAAGCATTAGAAGAAGGAAAATATACGTCTTACATCGCAGAAGGAACATTTATGGATATGATGTATATGCCAGATGCGCTACAAGCAATTGTAGATTTAATGGAGGCAGATCCTTCAAAATTAATTCACCGAAATGCATTTAACGTGACGGCTATGAGTTTCGAGCCAGAGCAAATTGCTGCATCTATCAAAAAAGTGATTCCAACCTTTACACTAGACTATGATGTGGATCCTGTACGCCAAGCAATTGCAAATAGTTGGCCAGATTCTATTGACGCTACTGCTGCAAAAGAAGAGTGGGGCTTCCAAGCGAAGTATGACCTCGATTCTATGACGATAGATATGTTGGAGAAATTAAAAGCAAAATAA
- a CDS encoding long-chain fatty acid--CoA ligase produces MMQTPLLLTDFLKRAERYFPNKLIISRTGENSIHRIPYKEYVKRTRKLADALTKLGMSRGMKVGSFAWNHHRHLEAYFAVPCAGSVLHMINIRLSPEHIVYIINHAEDEILLVDADLFPLIEKIAPMLKTVKHYVIMKDGTDLPETSLENVYSYEQLLKEASHTYEFPEDLDENMAAGMCYTSATTGNPKGVVYTHRGLVLHSYALGLADSLGVRESDIAMAVVPMFHVNAWGLPFAAVNFGTTQVMPGPGFNPALLLDLIEQEKVTLTAGVPTIWMGVLNEQDQRPRDLSSLRVIVCGGSASPKGLIRAFEEKYNVPFIVGYGMTETTPIVSLSTFTSSMDNLTMDERIDMRALQGLTVSGIETRVVNEQGEVPWDGKTMGELTVRGPWIASEYYKDERTQEAFKDGWLYTGDIAVMTENGYLKITDRTKDLIKSGGEWISSVDLENSLMTHEAVAEAAVIAIPDEKWQERPLACVVLRPGFENRVTKADLLTYLEGEFAKWWVPDDVVFLNEIPKTSVGKFLKATLRNELSKAYQK; encoded by the coding sequence ATGATGCAAACGCCACTTTTATTAACGGACTTCTTAAAGAGAGCAGAAAGGTATTTTCCTAATAAGCTAATTATTTCTAGAACAGGAGAAAACTCGATTCATCGCATTCCTTATAAGGAGTATGTGAAACGCACTCGAAAACTAGCAGATGCACTCACAAAACTTGGGATGAGCCGTGGGATGAAAGTCGGGTCTTTTGCATGGAATCATCATCGCCATTTAGAAGCATATTTTGCAGTACCTTGTGCTGGATCTGTGCTGCATATGATCAATATTCGATTATCCCCTGAGCATATTGTGTATATAATAAATCATGCGGAAGATGAGATTTTACTAGTTGATGCGGATTTATTTCCACTTATAGAGAAGATTGCTCCGATGTTAAAAACTGTTAAGCATTATGTCATTATGAAGGATGGAACGGATTTACCTGAGACGAGTTTAGAAAATGTCTATTCATATGAACAGTTGTTAAAAGAGGCATCACATACGTATGAGTTCCCAGAGGATTTAGATGAGAATATGGCAGCAGGAATGTGCTACACATCTGCTACAACGGGAAATCCAAAAGGTGTAGTGTATACGCATCGTGGACTCGTGCTTCATAGTTATGCACTTGGTCTTGCGGATTCGCTTGGAGTACGTGAAAGCGATATTGCGATGGCGGTAGTACCAATGTTCCATGTGAATGCATGGGGGCTTCCTTTTGCAGCGGTGAACTTTGGAACGACGCAAGTAATGCCAGGGCCAGGTTTTAACCCTGCTTTGTTGCTCGATTTAATTGAACAAGAGAAAGTGACGCTCACTGCTGGTGTACCTACTATTTGGATGGGTGTTTTGAATGAACAAGATCAAAGGCCAAGAGATCTATCGTCATTACGCGTAATTGTTTGTGGAGGATCTGCTTCTCCGAAAGGACTTATTCGTGCTTTTGAGGAGAAATACAATGTGCCATTTATTGTTGGTTATGGCATGACGGAAACGACGCCAATTGTGAGTTTATCCACTTTTACTTCCTCGATGGATAATTTAACGATGGATGAGCGAATTGACATGCGTGCACTACAAGGGCTGACTGTCTCTGGTATAGAAACTCGTGTTGTGAATGAACAAGGTGAGGTGCCATGGGATGGCAAGACGATGGGCGAATTAACAGTTCGAGGTCCTTGGATTGCAAGTGAATACTACAAGGATGAACGAACGCAAGAGGCATTCAAAGACGGTTGGCTATATACAGGTGATATTGCTGTCATGACAGAAAATGGTTATCTTAAAATTACAGATCGTACAAAAGATTTGATAAAGAGCGGTGGCGAATGGATTTCGTCTGTCGACTTAGAGAATTCATTGATGACACATGAAGCAGTAGCTGAAGCAGCAGTAATTGCTATTCCAGATGAGAAGTGGCAGGAGCGTCCGTTAGCTTGTGTAGTATTACGACCAGGATTTGAGAATCGAGTTACGAAAGCAGACTTGTTAACCTACTTAGAAGGGGAATTTGCAAAATGGTGGGTACCAGACGATGTTGTCTTCCTAAATGAAATCCCTAAAACTTCTGTAGGGAAATTCTTAAAAGCTACCCTTCGAAATGAATTGAGTAAAGCGTATCAAAAATAA
- a CDS encoding YjiH family protein gives MKKFSLSTWLLFLLPSIVGVTLFMIPMPIAGSSQIPIAWLAKELSKTLEPVVQWISLATLLIAAIGSLVYLFIPKKNTFVNNLFKVSIFWTITRVVGATFAVLIIFQFGPEAIWSDNTGALLLSPDGLVSSLFSLFLFAGLLLPLLLNFGLLEFFGTMMVKVMRPLFKLPGRSAVDALTSWVGDGTIGVLLTSRQYEEGYYTKKEAAIIGSTFSVVSITFCIVVLEEVGLGTYFVPYYLTVLLCGIVLAFIMPRIYPLANKEDKHIDGRPLDLDAEKYPENYNAVTHGLEKALEMADKNRSVSKLFSDGFKNVIDMYIGVTPVVLAFGTIALMLAEYTSVFVILGKPFEPLLMLFGIPEAAAAAQTLVVGFADMFLPSILGGSIESEMTRFFIATMSVTQLIYMSEVGGLLLGSKIPVNIKDLIIIFLLRTLISFPIIALVAHLLF, from the coding sequence TTGAAAAAGTTTTCCTTATCCACCTGGCTTTTATTCCTCCTACCATCAATAGTAGGAGTTACTCTTTTTATGATCCCAATGCCAATTGCTGGTAGCTCGCAAATTCCAATTGCGTGGTTAGCAAAAGAACTTTCTAAAACACTAGAACCGGTCGTGCAATGGATTTCACTGGCTACATTGCTAATTGCAGCAATTGGTTCACTTGTATACTTATTCATACCTAAAAAGAATACTTTTGTTAACAACTTATTTAAAGTATCAATTTTTTGGACAATTACTCGTGTTGTTGGGGCGACTTTTGCCGTTTTAATTATTTTCCAATTTGGTCCAGAGGCTATTTGGAGTGATAATACAGGGGCATTATTATTAAGCCCAGATGGCTTAGTATCTTCTCTATTTTCACTTTTCTTATTCGCAGGTTTGTTATTACCTCTTTTGTTAAACTTCGGTTTACTTGAGTTTTTTGGAACGATGATGGTCAAAGTAATGCGTCCGTTATTCAAGCTTCCTGGACGTTCTGCTGTAGACGCACTTACCTCTTGGGTTGGTGATGGAACAATCGGAGTACTCCTAACTAGTAGACAGTACGAGGAAGGTTATTACACGAAAAAAGAAGCAGCGATTATTGGTTCTACTTTTTCCGTTGTTTCTATTACCTTCTGTATCGTTGTGCTTGAAGAAGTTGGATTAGGTACATACTTTGTGCCTTATTATTTAACGGTTTTACTTTGTGGGATTGTTCTAGCATTTATTATGCCTAGAATTTATCCACTTGCTAATAAAGAGGACAAGCATATTGACGGTCGTCCATTAGATTTAGACGCAGAAAAATATCCTGAAAACTATAATGCCGTTACACATGGCCTTGAAAAAGCACTTGAAATGGCCGATAAAAACAGATCTGTTTCTAAATTATTCTCAGATGGATTTAAAAATGTGATTGATATGTACATTGGCGTTACACCAGTAGTACTAGCATTTGGAACAATTGCTTTAATGCTTGCAGAATACACTTCTGTCTTTGTCATTTTAGGAAAACCATTTGAACCATTATTAATGTTATTTGGAATTCCAGAAGCTGCTGCTGCGGCTCAAACATTGGTTGTTGGGTTCGCCGACATGTTCTTACCTTCTATTTTAGGTGGGTCCATTGAATCTGAAATGACTCGTTTCTTTATCGCGACAATGTCTGTGACACAGTTGATCTATATGTCGGAAGTTGGTGGATTGTTACTAGGTTCGAAAATCCCGGTAAATATTAAAGATTTAATCATTATTTTCTTGCTACGTACTCTTATTTCCTTCCCAATTATTGCATTGGTTGCACATCTATTATTTTAA
- the bshB2 gene encoding bacillithiol biosynthesis deacetylase BshB2: MTLPMERHVLVVFPHPDDEAFGVSGTIATYIKQGIPVTYACLTLGEMGRNLGNPPFATRETLPQVRKQELLASAEAMGVTDLRMMGLRDKTIEFEDDEKMVGMMEQLIADTNPSLVITFYPNYAVHPDHDATGRAMIRAIRRMPEETRPTIYALAFSNNSKTDLGEPDVVHNIKDAKEEKMGSMRAHISQTAWMLEEMDKRLADGEPEAENWLHFERFYTYDFNKDFE, translated from the coding sequence ATGACTTTACCAATGGAACGACATGTATTAGTCGTATTCCCTCACCCAGATGATGAGGCTTTCGGTGTTTCTGGCACGATTGCTACTTATATAAAACAAGGAATTCCAGTAACATATGCATGCTTAACATTAGGAGAAATGGGAAGAAATCTAGGAAATCCTCCTTTTGCTACACGCGAGACACTACCTCAAGTTCGTAAACAGGAGTTGCTTGCTTCTGCGGAAGCAATGGGGGTAACCGATCTTCGAATGATGGGCCTTCGCGACAAAACGATTGAATTTGAGGACGACGAAAAAATGGTAGGTATGATGGAACAATTAATAGCAGATACCAATCCATCTCTAGTAATTACCTTTTATCCAAACTATGCGGTACATCCTGACCACGACGCAACTGGCCGTGCTATGATTCGTGCTATTCGTCGCATGCCTGAAGAAACGCGCCCAACTATTTATGCTTTAGCTTTTTCAAATAATTCCAAAACAGATTTGGGAGAGCCAGACGTGGTTCATAATATTAAAGATGCAAAAGAAGAAAAAATGGGCTCTATGCGAGCGCATATATCACAAACTGCATGGATGTTAGAAGAAATGGATAAACGTTTAGCAGATGGTGAACCAGAAGCAGAAAATTGGCTCCATTTTGAACGATTCTACACTTATGATTTCAACAAAGATTTCGAATAA
- a CDS encoding YojF family protein → MELVNVERLQELLNNFANEDVYIHLETTNGAYASHFNESVFNAGAFIRNVMLRYELGKIAGEAPHRVGLKLPHGWVYAQGITHFELDEHDRLLMAGHDQSGKLAVALQISKTPFTY, encoded by the coding sequence ATGGAACTTGTGAATGTGGAAAGATTACAAGAGCTTTTGAATAACTTTGCAAATGAAGATGTTTATATACATTTAGAGACTACAAATGGAGCTTATGCATCCCACTTTAACGAAAGTGTATTCAATGCCGGAGCCTTTATCCGAAATGTGATGCTACGCTATGAGCTTGGAAAAATAGCAGGAGAAGCTCCACATCGAGTAGGACTTAAGCTCCCACACGGATGGGTATATGCACAAGGCATTACGCATTTTGAATTAGATGAGCACGATCGTTTATTAATGGCTGGTCATGATCAAAGTGGAAAACTTGCAGTTGCACTTCAAATAAGCAAAACACCTTTTACCTATTAA
- the thiD gene encoding bifunctional hydroxymethylpyrimidine kinase/phosphomethylpyrimidine kinase, with amino-acid sequence MSIKKTLTIAGSDTSGGAGIQADLKTFQEHGTYGMNVLTVVATMDPDNGWSHGVFSLPVDEIKRQAKTALSTNVDAIKTGMLSTEEIIETAGNIIKESGVTSVVIDPVMVCKGEDEVLNPGTVDAMIAYLLPRALVVTPNLFEAGQLSGLGALKTIEDMKAAAEKIHALGAKNVVIKGGKQLKHEKAVDLFFDGQVHTLLETEKTDTTYNHGAGCTFAAAVTANLANGFTVADSVFEAKEFVSAAIAHGWKLNQYVGPVLHGAKGKFGAPTVTTTIV; translated from the coding sequence ATGTCTATTAAAAAAACATTAACAATTGCAGGCTCTGATACTTCAGGTGGAGCTGGAATACAAGCAGATTTAAAAACATTCCAAGAACACGGAACTTACGGCATGAATGTTCTTACTGTTGTTGCAACAATGGATCCCGACAATGGTTGGAGCCACGGCGTGTTTTCTTTACCTGTAGATGAGATTAAACGACAAGCTAAAACGGCGTTATCTACCAATGTAGATGCGATTAAAACAGGTATGCTAAGTACAGAAGAAATTATTGAAACTGCAGGTAATATCATTAAAGAGTCTGGAGTTACAAGTGTAGTAATTGACCCTGTTATGGTATGCAAAGGAGAAGATGAAGTACTTAACCCTGGTACAGTAGATGCTATGATTGCTTACTTACTTCCTCGTGCATTAGTCGTTACTCCAAATCTTTTTGAAGCTGGACAACTTTCTGGGCTTGGGGCACTTAAAACAATTGAAGATATGAAGGCTGCTGCTGAAAAAATTCATGCACTTGGTGCTAAAAATGTTGTTATCAAAGGCGGAAAGCAATTAAAACATGAAAAAGCTGTAGATTTATTCTTTGACGGACAAGTACATACCCTACTTGAAACAGAAAAAACAGATACAACTTATAACCACGGTGCTGGTTGTACGTTCGCGGCTGCTGTTACTGCTAACTTAGCTAATGGATTCACAGTGGCTGATTCGGTATTTGAAGCGAAAGAATTTGTTTCCGCTGCAATCGCACACGGATGGAAGTTAAATCAATACGTTGGACCAGTTCTTCACGGAGCAAAAGGAAAATTTGGTGCACCAACAGTAACTACAACAATCGTTTAA
- a CDS encoding DUF4230 domain-containing protein — translation MRKDDKIRELEKLLEELKAQNETAATIVESPARRGFGSWKLPLFLFKFGPKSFFLVIGLVVLLLIAALPFAAFWAIKGSTFTETKGSFVEQVQALNELSTAQAYTKVIIERQDNTLFGKEIGVDLPGTKRQLLVVVPGSVKAGVDFSQVTESDIIVDEDNKTAKLTLPKPQFLGGPEILFDQVEVFSYEGLFREKADIEEAYELAETAKKMMIEETTGQGILQLAEENAAKSVKEMFQLVDYDVQVEFKE, via the coding sequence ATGCGAAAAGATGACAAAATCCGCGAATTGGAAAAGCTTTTGGAAGAACTAAAAGCCCAAAATGAAACAGCTGCAACAATTGTCGAAAGTCCCGCTAGACGAGGCTTCGGTTCTTGGAAGTTGCCCCTATTTTTATTCAAGTTTGGCCCTAAGTCATTCTTCCTTGTGATTGGATTAGTCGTTCTTCTATTAATAGCAGCCTTGCCATTTGCCGCTTTTTGGGCAATTAAAGGTAGTACTTTTACAGAAACGAAAGGTTCGTTTGTTGAACAAGTTCAAGCTTTAAATGAACTTTCGACAGCACAGGCCTACACAAAAGTAATTATTGAACGACAAGATAATACGTTATTCGGAAAAGAAATTGGGGTTGATTTACCAGGGACAAAAAGACAGCTACTAGTTGTTGTACCTGGATCCGTCAAAGCAGGGGTAGATTTTTCGCAAGTGACAGAGTCAGATATTATAGTAGATGAAGACAATAAAACTGCTAAGCTAACATTACCTAAGCCACAATTTTTAGGTGGGCCAGAGATACTGTTTGATCAAGTAGAAGTATTTTCATATGAAGGATTGTTCCGGGAAAAAGCAGATATCGAGGAAGCGTATGAACTTGCAGAGACAGCTAAGAAAATGATGATCGAAGAAACAACTGGACAAGGTATTCTTCAATTAGCAGAAGAGAATGCAGCAAAATCTGTGAAAGAAATGTTCCAATTAGTCGATTATGACGTGCAAGTAGAGTTTAAGGAGTGA